CCATCATTTAGTCCTTAATTGATGACGTTAAGTCCTTTCTGTTTTCCAATGTAAGAATATTCAATTTGCATAATATGAAGCTTTATTAATAGAGTGCAATTGCCTACGTATGATGTTTGAATGGTACTATGAATGATTCGGTCGTATTAATGTTTGAAATGGAGTGTGTTTGATGTTGAAGAAGCTAATAGCGTTAATGACAGGGCAGTCTGGCGTATATTTTATTATCAATGGCTTAACAGCATTGGCTTTCGCATTTTTAATGCCAATTATGAGCTTGTTTTTGGTTACCGCTTTAAAAACAGAACCTATTTTTCTAGGTTTGTATACCGCGACAGTTTCATTGATGACAATTTTCATTAGCCAAAAATTGACTGGCATGATCGACAAAGGCGTGTCGAGCAAAAAGTTATTTTTAATGTCACTGTCAGGCATTGTTGCTGCTTCATTTGGCTTTTCTCTTGCGACTGAATTCTGGCATGCATTGGTCGTTGGGGCGTTACTGATGCCCTTTGCTTCTTCATCCATTCCTTTGATCTTAACAATGATACGAAATTATGCAGATTCGACAGGAAAAGACAGCGCGAAAATAAACTCTCAGATGCGTTCATCCGTCTCCTTGTTGTGGATTTTTGGCCCTCCTTTGGCGTTCTTATCGGTAGATACGTTTGGATTTGATATCAATTTCTATCTTTCAATGGGGATCGCTAGCCTCGTGATGGTTATCGTCGCAACAAAGCTTCAAGTTGAAGGGAGTAAGAATAAAACTCAGTCTGAAGATAAGGGAAAAAGTATCATCCCCACAGAAGTATGGGTTCTGTGCGCCATTATGATGATTGCCAATATGGCCAATGCAATTTATATCAATTCTATGCCTCTGTTTGTTACCAATGATTTGAAATTTCCGACGTCGTATCCGGGTCTTATGTTAGGCATTACGGCTGCAATCGAGATTCCAGTCATGCTCCTTGCTGTTAAGTGGTCAAAGCGATGGGGAAAGACAGGAGTCATGAAATTGGGCTTTGTCGCGGCGGCCACATTTTATATCGGCATGTTTTTCGCAGAAACGTTGCCTATGTTACTGGCCTTACAAATCCTCAATGGATTGTTCTTTGGCGTATTTGTCGGTTTGGGTATTACTATTGTTCAAGATTATGCGCCGAGTAGTATTGGCAGAGCGTCTGCTTTATATACTAACGCAATGCTAATTGGCACTATGCTTGGAACAAGCTCTATGGGATTGATTTCTCAGTACTACGGGTTTAAAGCGCCATTGCTCTTGAGTTTCATTGCGGTAATTACTGCCGGTATTGGCATGTGGGTACATGAGGCAAACTTAGCTAAGAAGACGAAAGCCAAAGAGGTTGTTACCGCTAAGTAAACCGAAGTATGGTTGGTTAAAGGCGTCATTTTGATGGATAAAAATAATAATGAATACTCGGCTAGTTGCCCCTTATAAAACGGCGTTGTATACGTTTTTGGCTTTGCTAGCGTTTGCCGGTAACTCTGTTCTTTGCCGTCTTGCATTAGGCAATGGTCAGATAGACGCGGCCAGTTTCACCGTTGTTCGTTTGCTGGCAGGTATCTTGGTGCTGTTTTGTTTGCTTGCGGTTAGCAGCGGTTCAGATTCGCCAAAGTCAAACTCAACGGGCAAAGGAAGCTGGTGGGCTGGGTTAATGTTATTTGTGTACGCCGTCGCCTTTTCTTTTGCTTACGTTACGTTAGAAACGGGCATAGGTGCGCTTATTTTGTTCAGTGCGGTGCAAATTACTATGATACTGGCCAGCCTCGTGAGCGGAAATAAATTGCACAAACGAGAGTGGGCAGGGATGCTTATGGCGTTCATTGGCTTTGTTTACTTGGTGCTGCCAACTCTGTCGGCTCCTTCTTGGTTCGGCTTCGTTTTGATGACACTATCCGGCGTTGCTTGGGCGTTTTACACATTGGCGGGGCGAGGTTCGACATTCCCTTTAAGAGATACCGCATTTAATTTTCTTCGTACCGTCCCTTTGATCGCAGTGTTACTGGTGACGACCATTTACACCTCAGCTTTAACTCATGAGGGGATCGTGCTAGCGGTTTTGTCTGGCAGTGTTGCTTCGGGCGTCGGTTATACACTTTGGTATAGTGCGCTGAAAGGGCTGTCGACCACACAAGCAGCCGTGGTTCAATTGCTGGTGCCGGTTATTGCCGCGATAGGTGGGGTGGTGTTTGTTGATGAACCGTTTTCTTTGCGCTTACTGATTTCCACGGCTCTGATTCTGGGAGGAATTTTAACGGTTGTCTTAAGTAAGCATCGTTCTTCCTAAACATTTCTTCTTGAGCGCTGTTCGGTATCCTTTTATTTTCTTGATTGAAATCATGAATTAATTAGAGGAATCTTGATCCTTTGACTCGAAGTATGCCTATACTTTAAGTACTGATTCCAGAAAACAGGCGTAGAAATGCCCCTGATCCCAATAGTATTAACCCCTATCATCGCCGTGTTGCTAACCTTGGTTAGTTTACCTGTACTGGCTTTGGAGCGGCTTACCTATCTGACCGAAGAATATCCACCTTATAATTTTTTAGATAACGGTGAACTGAAAGGGATCTCGATTGATCTCTTGCTTGCGGCTTCAACGTCAGTCGGTAGTCCTATAGAGAAGGGCCAGATCAGGCTGCAACCGTGGCCTAGAGGCTATCGTTCTATTCAGGCTGATAAGGATACCGTCTTATTTGCAATGGCTCGAACGCCGCAAAGAGAGGACAAATTCAAGTGGGCAGGTCCAATTGGGGATACTCGAATTGTGGTTCTCGCAAAGAAAAGCGCACGAGTAAAAATTACCAAAGGACAGGATTTAAAAAAATACAGCATAGGCGTGATTTCGGATGACGTCGGCCATCAACTCGTTTTAAAAGCCGGAGCCGGCGACGAGAACATTGAACGAGTAACGACAGCGATCGCGCTCGTTAAAATGCTCGATTTTGGACGTATTGACTTATGGGCCTATGAAGAGAACGTTGCGGCGTGGACAATGTCGAAGGTAGGAGTAGATAAAGATCAGTTTGAAGTGGTTTACGTGCTAAAAAACCTGTCAATGTACTACGCATTTAACGTCAATACCGATGACAA
This DNA window, taken from Vibrio tapetis subsp. tapetis, encodes the following:
- a CDS encoding substrate-binding periplasmic protein codes for the protein MPLIPIVLTPIIAVLLTLVSLPVLALERLTYLTEEYPPYNFLDNGELKGISIDLLLAASTSVGSPIEKGQIRLQPWPRGYRSIQADKDTVLFAMARTPQREDKFKWAGPIGDTRIVVLAKKSARVKITKGQDLKKYSIGVISDDVGHQLVLKAGAGDENIERVTTAIALVKMLDFGRIDLWAYEENVAAWTMSKVGVDKDQFEVVYVLKNLSMYYAFNVNTDDKYISKLQRGLDLIKQKNNADTSEYQKIMQRYLSN
- a CDS encoding sugar efflux transporter, which produces MLKKLIALMTGQSGVYFIINGLTALAFAFLMPIMSLFLVTALKTEPIFLGLYTATVSLMTIFISQKLTGMIDKGVSSKKLFLMSLSGIVAASFGFSLATEFWHALVVGALLMPFASSSIPLILTMIRNYADSTGKDSAKINSQMRSSVSLLWIFGPPLAFLSVDTFGFDINFYLSMGIASLVMVIVATKLQVEGSKNKTQSEDKGKSIIPTEVWVLCAIMMIANMANAIYINSMPLFVTNDLKFPTSYPGLMLGITAAIEIPVMLLAVKWSKRWGKTGVMKLGFVAAATFYIGMFFAETLPMLLALQILNGLFFGVFVGLGITIVQDYAPSSIGRASALYTNAMLIGTMLGTSSMGLISQYYGFKAPLLLSFIAVITAGIGMWVHEANLAKKTKAKEVVTAK
- a CDS encoding DMT family transporter, with product MNTRLVAPYKTALYTFLALLAFAGNSVLCRLALGNGQIDAASFTVVRLLAGILVLFCLLAVSSGSDSPKSNSTGKGSWWAGLMLFVYAVAFSFAYVTLETGIGALILFSAVQITMILASLVSGNKLHKREWAGMLMAFIGFVYLVLPTLSAPSWFGFVLMTLSGVAWAFYTLAGRGSTFPLRDTAFNFLRTVPLIAVLLVTTIYTSALTHEGIVLAVLSGSVASGVGYTLWYSALKGLSTTQAAVVQLLVPVIAAIGGVVFVDEPFSLRLLISTALILGGILTVVLSKHRSS